A stretch of Triticum aestivum cultivar Chinese Spring chromosome 1D, IWGSC CS RefSeq v2.1, whole genome shotgun sequence DNA encodes these proteins:
- the LOC123172333 gene encoding putative UDP-rhamnose:rhamnosyltransferase 1 codes for MEAAAAGAGGLEVVVFRWLAFGHMIPFLELSKRLAARGHTVAFVSTPWNLARLPPVPAGLSSRLRFVPLPLPAVEGLPEGAEATSDLPPDKVGLLKQAMDGLADPLAAFLAAGRRPDWIIHDFCHHWVLPIAGQLKVASATFLIFQAALLVFVGPRWANPAHPRTEPEHFPEPPRWIPFPSTTFFHRHEAQWITDRGGARNNASGVSDMDRWWQVLERSRHTIHRSCEELEPRMFGLLSDLFRKPSVAAGILLPGPPDDRDEDHRQSSSGAVARPQVLRWLDDQPPKSVIYVALGSKAPLTPENAHELALGQELAGVRFLWALRKPAGTSNGDELLLPAGFEERTRDRGVVCTGWVPQVEALAHCATGAFLMHCGWGSTIESLSFGIPLVMLPFVVDQPLIARAMAERGIGVEVARDEKDGSFDWDGVAVAVRRVMVEEQGKVLATNAKKLQEVLVDQGRQEHYIQEVEEHLKRFKDV; via the exons ATGGAAGCAGCGGCTGCCGGCGCCGGCGGGCTGGAGGTGGTGGTGTTCCGGTGGCTGGCGTTCGGCCACATGATCCCCTTCCTGGAGCTCTCCAAGCGCCTCGCGGCCAGGGGCCACACCGTGGCCTTCGTGTCCACGCCCTGGAATCTCGCCAGGCTCCCGCCCGTGCCGGCCGGCCTGTCCTCCCGCCTCCGGTTCGTGCCGCTGCCGCTACCAGCCGTGGAGGGACTGCCGGAGGGCGCCGAGGCCACATCTGACCTGCCGCCCGACAAGGTCGGGCTCCTCAAGCAGGCCATGGACGGCCTCGCCGACCCACTCGCGGCATTCCTCGCCGCCGGAAGGAGGCCCGACTGGATCATCCACGACTTCTGCCACCACTGGGTACTGCCCATCGCCGGCCAGCTCAAGGTGGCATCCGCGACGTTCCTCATCTTCCAGGCGGCCTTGTTGGTCTTCGTGGGGCCGCGGTGGGCAAACCCCGCACACCCGCGCACGGAGCCGGAGCACTTCCCCGAGCCACCCAGGTGGATTCCCTTCCCGTCCACCACCTTCTTCCACCGCCATGAAGCCCAGTGGATCACCGATaggggcggagccagaaa CAACGCATCAGGCGTGTCCGACATGGACCGCTGGTGGCAGGTCTTGGAGCGCAGCCGCCACACCATCCACCGGAGCTGTGAGGAATTGGAGCCCCGGATGTTCGGCCTCCTATCCGATCTCTTCCGGAAGCCCTCCGTCGCCGCCGGGATCCTGCTACCGGGGCCGCCGGACGACCGTGACGAAGACCACCGGCAGAGCAGCTCAGGCGCCGTCGCCCGTCCGCAGGTCCTGCGATGGCTCGATGACCAGCCTCCCAAGTCTGTCATCTACGTTGCGCTGGGAAGCAAGGCGCCGCTGACGCCAGAGAACGCCCATGAACTCGCGCTCGGCCAGGAGCTCGCCGGCGTGCGCTTCCTCTGGGCGCTACGCAAGCCGGCGGGCACCAGCAACGGCGACGAGCTTCTGTTGCCAGCCGGGTTCGAGGAGCGGACGCGGGACCGCGGGGTGGTTTGCACGGGGTGGGTGCCGCAGGTGGAGGCGCTGGCTCACTGCGCCACGGGCGCGTTCCTGATGCACTGTGGCTGGGGCTCCACCATCGAGAGCCTCTCCTTCGGGATCCCGCTGGTCATGCTCCCGTTCGTCGTCGACCAGCCCCTGATCGCGCGGGCGATGGCAGAGAGAGGGATCGGCGTGGAGGTGGCGAGGGACGAGAAGGACGGTTCGTTTGACTGGGACGGCGTGGCGGTGGCGGTGCGGCGCGTCATGGTGGAGGAGCAGGGTAAGGTGTTGGCGACCAACGCCAAGAAGCTGCAGGAGGTTCTAGTCGACCAGGGACGCCAGGAGCACTACATCCAAGAGGTCGAGGAGCATCTGAAACGCTTCAAAGACGTCTAA